In Paraburkholderia flava, one genomic interval encodes:
- the murI gene encoding glutamate racemase, with protein MIPTQADPAALLTSPADARMPVGVFDSGLGGLSVLRAIRTLLPAEPVVYAADSRYAPYGDRDDDFITDRTLAIGQWLVSQGAKVLVVACNTATAQSIAVVREKLPIPLVGVEPGIKPAALQSKTRVAGVLATQVTLRSARFQGLLERYAADCRFLCQPGHGLVQAIERCEIDSAELRALLQSYLQPMLDAGADTLVLGCTHYPFLDAAIRDIVGDRLELIDTSIAIARQLERVLDQHGLRAAPLADGETPPLPRLCSTSDGAHLRQLAGTLLHLDAPVEHVVIPSRRTVAPDSLPA; from the coding sequence ATGATTCCGACGCAAGCCGACCCCGCCGCACTGCTCACCTCGCCCGCCGACGCGCGTATGCCCGTCGGCGTTTTCGATTCGGGGCTGGGCGGCCTGTCGGTGCTACGCGCGATCCGCACGCTGCTGCCCGCCGAGCCGGTCGTCTACGCGGCCGATTCGCGCTACGCGCCGTACGGCGATCGCGACGACGACTTCATCACTGACCGTACGCTCGCGATCGGTCAATGGCTGGTGTCGCAGGGGGCGAAGGTGCTGGTCGTCGCGTGCAATACGGCGACCGCGCAATCGATCGCCGTCGTCCGCGAGAAGCTGCCGATTCCACTCGTCGGCGTAGAGCCCGGCATCAAGCCGGCCGCGCTGCAGTCGAAGACTCGTGTCGCGGGCGTACTCGCGACTCAGGTCACGCTGCGCAGCGCGCGCTTCCAGGGGCTGCTCGAACGTTACGCGGCCGACTGCCGTTTCCTCTGCCAACCGGGCCACGGTCTCGTGCAGGCCATCGAGCGCTGCGAAATCGACTCGGCCGAACTGCGCGCGCTGCTGCAAAGCTATCTGCAACCGATGCTGGATGCGGGTGCGGACACGCTGGTGCTCGGCTGCACGCACTACCCGTTTCTCGATGCGGCGATCCGCGACATCGTCGGCGACCGGCTCGAACTGATCGATACGAGCATCGCGATCGCGCGGCAGCTCGAACGCGTGCTGGATCAGCACGGCCTGCGCGCCGCCCCGCTCGCGGACGGCGAAACGCCGCCACTACCGCGCCTCTGCTCGACCAGTGACGGCGCGCATCTACGGCAACTGGCCGGCAC